One Rosa chinensis cultivar Old Blush chromosome 5, RchiOBHm-V2, whole genome shotgun sequence genomic region harbors:
- the LOC121049143 gene encoding nuclear pore complex protein NUP205-like, with product MNIVYDMQFEVNEIEARREQYPSTISFLNLLNALISEERDLSDRGRRFIGIFRFIYDHGFRPFPQRAYADPCEKWQLVVACLQHFHMMLSLYDISEEDIDGVIDQSQLSTVTQSSLQMQLPILAFLKVCVHHVHLFICAAH from the exons ATGAACATT GTGTATGATATGCAATTTGAGGTCAATGAAATAGAAGCAAGGAGAGAGCAATATCCTTCAACAATATCCTTCCTTAACCTGTTAAATGCTCTTATATCTGAAGAAAGAGACTTAAGTGATAGAGGGCGCAG ATTCATTGGAATTTTTAGGTTCATTTATGATCATGGTTTTAGGCCATTCCCTCAAAGAGCCTATGCCGATCCTTGTGAGAAATGGCAATTAGTTGTTGCATGTCTTCAGCACTTTCATAT GATGTTGAGTCTGTATGACATCAGTGAAGAGGATATTGATGGTGTCATTGATCAATCTCAGCTTTCAACAGTAACACAATCTTCACTCCAGATGCAGCTACCAATTCTAGCATTTCTAAAAGTATGTGTTCATCATGTGCATCTGTTCATATGTGCTGCTCATTGA